The DNA region AATGCCCGAATCGGACAAGATGCGCGCAATATCGGCCAGCACACCCGGCCGGTCCTGCACCCGTACACGCAGGTAGTAAGAAGAGCGCACCTCTTGTACCGGCAGCACCACGGTGTCTTGCATGGCATCGGGCTGAAAGGCCAGATGCGGAACACGGTGCTCCGGGTCGGCGGCTTCCAGCCGCGCGACGTCAACCAGGTCCGCCACGACGGCAGACGCCGTTGGCAGCTCGCCGGCGCCCTGACCGTAATACAAGGTGGGGCCTACCATGTCGCCGCTGACCAATACGGCATTCATGGCGCCCTCGACGTTCGCCAGCAGGCAATCGACCGGGACCAGGGTAGGATGCACACGCAGTTCGATGCCGTCTTCGCGGCGCCGCGTGATGCCCAGCAGCTTGATGCGATAGCCCAAGCGCTCGGCGTGCGTGATGTCGTCTTGTGCCAGCGTCGAGATGCCCTCGATATGCGCCTTGTCGAATTGCACCGGTATGCCGAACGCCAGCGAGGCCAGCAAAGTCAGCTTGTGCGCCGCATCCACCCCTTCGATGTCAAAAGTAGGATCGGTTTCGGCATAGCCCAGGCGTTGGGCATCAGCCAGCGCCTGCTCGAACGACAGGCCGCGCATGCGCATTTCGGAAAGAATGAAATTGGTCGTGCCATTAATGATGCCTGCCAGCCACTGTATGCGGTTGGCAGTCAGGCCCTCGCGGATAGCCTTGACAATGGGGATGCCGCCCGCCACGGCTGCCTCGAAGGTCACCATTACGCCTTTGGCATGTGCGGCCGCAAAGATTTCGTTGCCATGCTTGGCAAGCAGCGCCTTGTTGGCCGTTACCACGTGCTTGCCCTGGGCGATGGCTTCCATGATCCATGTGCGCGCCAGGGTATCGCCACCGATAAGCTCGACAATGATGTCGATATCGGGATCGCGCAGCACCTGCATCGCATCGTCGGTAACTCGCACGCTGTCGCCCACCAGGCGCTTGGCCTTGGCGACATCGCGCACGGCCACGGCCGTCACTTCGATCGACCGGCCTGCGCGCCGCGCAATCTCTTCTGCATTTTGCGTAAGAACTTTCCAGGTGCCGCCACCGACGACGCCCAAACCCAACAAACCTACTTTTATCGAACTCATTTAGCCAAACCGTCCTTACGGAACATTTCTTTAATGCCACGCACGGCCTGACGCGTGCGCTGCTCGTTTTCTATCAGTGCGAAGCGCACGTACCCGTCGCCATATTCGCCAAACCCGATGCCCGGCGACACGGCCACCTTCGCATCGGCCAGCAGGCGCTTGGAGAACTCCAGCGAACCCAGCTCTTGATAGGCTTCCGGGATTTTTGCCCAGATGTACATGGAAGCTTTGGGGATATCGACCATCCACCCTGCCTCGTGCAGGCCCTTGGCCAGGACGTCGCGCCGGTTACGATACTGTTCGACAACCTGGGCCACGCCGTCCTGCGGGCCCTCGAGCGCCGCAATCGACGCAACCTGAATAGGGGTAAACGTGCCGTAGTCGTGGTAGCTCTTGATGCGCGCCAGCGCATTGACCAATTCCTGGTTGCCGACCATGAAGCCGACGCGCCAGCCCGCCATGTTGTAGCTCTTGCTCATGGTGAAGAACTCTACCGCTACGTCGCGCGCGCCTTCGACTTGCATGATGGACGGTGCCACATAACCGTCGAAGGTGATGTCGGCATAGGCCAGGTCGTGCACAACCAGGATATTGTGCTCGCGGGCCAGCGCGACGACACGCTCGAAAAAAGACAGGTCCACGCATTGCGCCGTAGGGTTGCTCGGAAACCCCAATATCATCATTTTGGGCTTGGGTATGCTTTCGCGTACCGCCCTTTCTATTTCTTCAAAGAAATCCAGGCCGGGCGTCATGGGCACCGAACGGATATTGGCGCCGGCAATGACGGCACCATAAATATGGATGGGATAGCTGGGATTGGGCACCAGCACGGTATCGCCCTTGTCCAGCGTGGCCAGCATCAGGTGGGCCAGGCCTTCTTTGGAGCCTATCGTCACAATTGCTTCGGTATCGGGATCGATCTGAACACCATAGCGGCGCTCGTACCAGCCCGAAATGGCTTTGCGCAATCGGGGGATCCCTTTCGATACGGAATAACCGTGGGTGTCGATGCGAGTTGCCACTTCGACCAGCTTATCAACGATATGCTTGGGGGTGGGTCCGTCGGGATTACCCATGGACATGTCGATAATATCTTCCCCGCGCCGCCGCGCCGCCATTTTCAGTTCGCCGGTAATGTTAAAAACGTAGGGCGGTAACCGCTCTATGCGCGGAAAATTCGTCATGATTGTCCTTGAATGACAAAAGCTTGAAGGGGTCTGTTCAATCGCAAGCCGGCGCTTGCGCCAAATAACCGGTAAGTTTAATCCATACGAAAAAATCGCGGGGACAGCATGGCGCATAGCGGCTTTGCGCTATGATCGAAAAGACTTTCGGGAGTTTTCTGTGCAATTACAAAGCGAATCCAATCCTGCGCTCAATACCGTCACCGCTTACGGGAAGGATTACATCGAGATCAACGAAGTCACGTATGGGCATGCGGTGTACTTCGCGCCCGAGGGCCCGATACATACCTGGGAAGTCCATCGCTTCAGTGACATCACCGCCGCCACCCTGAAGCTGGTGGCGGGAATCGTCGAAGTCCCGGCCGATCCCATGGCCTTTCTGGATGGCGGCGGCAGTGGCCCGCGCAAGCCGCCAGACGCACCAGAAGTGTTGTTGATCGGCACGGGTACGGCGCAACACCTGCTACCCGCCGCCATCACCGGTCCCCTACTCCAGATGGGCATAGGCGTTGAGGCCATGAGCACACAAGCCGCCGCCCGTACCTACAATATTCTTATGGCAGAAGGACGCCGTGTTGTCGTCGCTTTGCTGCCCTTACAGGAGACCGCATGACCCAGATCGCCGTGGGCAGGGCCGTGCCCGAATTCAGCGCGCAAAGCACTCAGGGGCAGGTAACCCTGGCCGGCCTGCGCAACCATGCTGCCGTGCTTTACTTTTACCCCAAGGACAACACGCCGGGCTGCACGACCCAGGCACAAGAGTTTCGGGATGCCTACCAGGATTTCGTCGATGCCGGCTGCCATATCATCGGCGTGTCGCGCGACACGCTCAAGTCGCACGAGGGCTTCACCGAGAAGCAGCAACTGCCGTTTCCCCTGATCTCTGACGATAGCGAAGCGCTGTGTTCACTGTTCGGCGTCATCAAAATGAAAAACATGTACGGCAAGCAAGTACGCGGCATAGAGCGCAGCACTTTCCTTATCGGTCCCGACGGGGTCCTGCTGCGCGAGTGGCGTGGCGTGCGCGTGGCCGGCCATGTCGACGAGGTATTGCAGGCCGTGCGCAATATCTAGGTATCATCACGGCAAATAACTGCCACCCGATCCCCCAGGAGCTAACACCTTATGCCGCTACCGAAGTTGCCGACCCGCATGGGAGCAGTGATCTCAGCCGATACCGGATCGGAACCCGTTGTCGCGGAGGACGCCGCCACACCTGCCCCCACACCCGCCGCGAAAGCGCCGCGCAGCAAGGCACCAGCCGCGGCGCCGGCAGCTCGCAAAACGGCCAAGCCGTTGCTGCCCGCCACGCCGCCTCCGCCCGAGCCCGCACTGACCGTCGTGACGAGCCGCCCGGCCAAGAAGGCGCGCCTCGCCACCGCAAAGCGCAAGCTGTTTGTACTGGACACCAATGTATTGCTGCACGACTCGAACTCTCTGTTCAAGTTCCAGGAGCACGACATTTTCCTGCCCATGATGGTCCTGGAGGAACTCGATCACCAGAAGAAAGGCATGTCGGAAGTGGCCCGCAACGCGCGCCAGGTCAGCCGCTTTCTGGATGGGCTGGTCAGCGGCAACGGCGAACTGGAAAAAGGCGTCGAGCTCGACACCCTGGGCAACCAGGAGGCGCTGGGGCGCCTGCACTTCCAAACGACCGCCCTGTATGCGAAGCTGCCTATCGAACTGCCCATGGGCAAGGCCGACAACGCCATCCTGAACGTCGTCCATGCACTGCAAGCCGCCTATTCCAAGCGTGAAGTCATCCTGGTGTCCAAAGACATCAATATGCGCCTGAAGGCGCGCTCGCTGGGCTTGCCTGCCGAAGACTACCTGAACGATCATGTGCTGGACGACTCGGACCTGCTCTACGATGGCGTCATGCCCTTGCCCGAGAACTTCTGGCTCAAGCACGGCAAAGACGTCGAGTCCTGGCAACAGGGCGGCACGACGTTCTACCGGATCAAGGGCCCGCTGTGCGCCGAGTTCATCGTCAACGAGTTCGTCTATTTCGATGGCGACCTGCCCTTGCAGGCCCAGGTCAAAGAGGTTAGCGGCAAAAGCGCGGTACTGGCCACTTTGCGCGACTACAGTCACGGCAAGAACAACGTATG from Pollutimonas thiosulfatoxidans includes:
- a CDS encoding homoserine dehydrogenase, which produces MSSIKVGLLGLGVVGGGTWKVLTQNAEEIARRAGRSIEVTAVAVRDVAKAKRLVGDSVRVTDDAMQVLRDPDIDIIVELIGGDTLARTWIMEAIAQGKHVVTANKALLAKHGNEIFAAAHAKGVMVTFEAAVAGGIPIVKAIREGLTANRIQWLAGIINGTTNFILSEMRMRGLSFEQALADAQRLGYAETDPTFDIEGVDAAHKLTLLASLAFGIPVQFDKAHIEGISTLAQDDITHAERLGYRIKLLGITRRREDGIELRVHPTLVPVDCLLANVEGAMNAVLVSGDMVGPTLYYGQGAGELPTASAVVADLVDVARLEAADPEHRVPHLAFQPDAMQDTVVLPVQEVRSSYYLRVRVQDRPGVLADIARILSDSGISIGSMFQQPHGDTEADIIFLSHEAREGAVDDAMARIRALPFVQCDLTRLRVESLT
- a CDS encoding peroxiredoxin, with product MTQIAVGRAVPEFSAQSTQGQVTLAGLRNHAAVLYFYPKDNTPGCTTQAQEFRDAYQDFVDAGCHIIGVSRDTLKSHEGFTEKQQLPFPLISDDSEALCSLFGVIKMKNMYGKQVRGIERSTFLIGPDGVLLREWRGVRVAGHVDEVLQAVRNI
- a CDS encoding Mth938-like domain-containing protein yields the protein MQLQSESNPALNTVTAYGKDYIEINEVTYGHAVYFAPEGPIHTWEVHRFSDITAATLKLVAGIVEVPADPMAFLDGGGSGPRKPPDAPEVLLIGTGTAQHLLPAAITGPLLQMGIGVEAMSTQAAARTYNILMAEGRRVVVALLPLQETA
- the alaC gene encoding alanine transaminase; this encodes MTNFPRIERLPPYVFNITGELKMAARRRGEDIIDMSMGNPDGPTPKHIVDKLVEVATRIDTHGYSVSKGIPRLRKAISGWYERRYGVQIDPDTEAIVTIGSKEGLAHLMLATLDKGDTVLVPNPSYPIHIYGAVIAGANIRSVPMTPGLDFFEEIERAVRESIPKPKMMILGFPSNPTAQCVDLSFFERVVALAREHNILVVHDLAYADITFDGYVAPSIMQVEGARDVAVEFFTMSKSYNMAGWRVGFMVGNQELVNALARIKSYHDYGTFTPIQVASIAALEGPQDGVAQVVEQYRNRRDVLAKGLHEAGWMVDIPKASMYIWAKIPEAYQELGSLEFSKRLLADAKVAVSPGIGFGEYGDGYVRFALIENEQRTRQAVRGIKEMFRKDGLAK
- a CDS encoding PhoH family protein codes for the protein MPLPKLPTRMGAVISADTGSEPVVAEDAATPAPTPAAKAPRSKAPAAAPAARKTAKPLLPATPPPPEPALTVVTSRPAKKARLATAKRKLFVLDTNVLLHDSNSLFKFQEHDIFLPMMVLEELDHQKKGMSEVARNARQVSRFLDGLVSGNGELEKGVELDTLGNQEALGRLHFQTTALYAKLPIELPMGKADNAILNVVHALQAAYSKREVILVSKDINMRLKARSLGLPAEDYLNDHVLDDSDLLYDGVMPLPENFWLKHGKDVESWQQGGTTFYRIKGPLCAEFIVNEFVYFDGDLPLQAQVKEVSGKSAVLATLRDYSHGKNNVWGITARNREQNFALNLLMNPDCDFVSLLGQAGTGKTLLALASALTQTLETKRYNEIIITRATVPVGDDIGFLPGTEEEKMLPWMGALEDNLEVLHLGAGNGEITASGGNVDWSKNTTMELIRSRIKVKSLNFMRGRTFLNKFLIIDEAQNLTPKQMKTLVTRAGPGTKIVCLGNIAQIDTPYLTEGSSGLTYVVDRFKGWPHAGHITLQRGERSRLADYASEAL